The following DNA comes from Corynebacterium lizhenjunii.
CTTTTCGGCACTCCAACACGTTAACACCCTAGTGACAATTGAAAAGGGCCCCGCTCACCACCCAGTGCGGCGAATACCCGAAGATGCCGTGCGCGAGGCCGTTATTAATGGCCTCGCGCACAGAGATTGGGAGCGCCACGAGGCGACCTCGGTCCGGTGGATTAGGTTCGATTCGCAGCTCGAGGTGACCAGCCCCGGCGGATTCGTGGGTGGCGTTGATGCAGATAACGTACTGAGTACGCGCGCGCCCAGGTACCCCGCCCTAGCCGATCTACTGCGAGCCATCAAGCTCGTAGATAAACAGGGCCTGGGGATCGACCGTATGTACCGATCCATGATCTTTATGGGACACCGACCCCCAAATATCGAGCTCTTACCTGGGCAAAGCATCCACGTCACTCTGCGAGGCGGACAGCCCCACACCCCTGTACTTGAGCTTAAAGACGCAATCCGGCCAATAGAATTACAGCGGGACAACCGCTTGGCCATCATCCTCTATGAATTACTCCACCGGCCATTTATTTCCTTGGAGTCCCTGGCACGGGCCCTGCAATCGACCAAGGAGTCCGCGCGAAATGCTATCGACGTGGCCAATCAGACTGCAATTGGCGGTCAGCCAGTTCTTCGACCATTCCGCGACGTCTGGCTGCTTGGCGATGCCGCGTTCCAGATTGTCCAGGGGAACATGCAGCCCCAAGACCCCCGACCTTTGCTCGAATATGCAACCACGAATGAAGACCAAGCGCGCGCAACTATTGACGCCTGGCTAGAGATCTATCCGGCAATCACAACCGGGGAGCTGATGACCCTGGCCCGTATCTCTAGAGGAACCGCAAAGAAACTACTCGACTTCCACGTAGACCTGGGACACCTTAAGGCTGTGGGTCAGGGTCGCGGCGCGCGTTACGTGCGTGACGCCGCAATGCAATAAGGATACTGACACAACACAGCACTGCCTCAGGTACATTCGGCGCCGGTGTCAGATTAGCGGGGCCGTAATCTAACAAGGATCCGGAAGATCGCCGGAGGAATGTTAGATTAGAGGGGGTGCTAATCTAACAATGATCCGCCGAATCGCCACAACAGTGTTAGATTAGCGGGGTCGTAATCTAACAAAATTGCGCGAAATCGCCGCGGAGGCAAGCCCCGCCGACAAAACCCCGGCTAGGACTGGTCCGACTCGCCCTTGCGGGACAGATGCAAGTAGATATGCACGCAGCAGAGCACTGCAATGAAGGCGGAGGTCCACACGTGGACCATGCCGATGTCGTTGACCAAGACCAGGATGATGTTGATGATGGACAAGATGAGTGCAAGGCTGGAGAGAGCCACGCCGAGCTTGCTTAACTTGTTCATGTACCAACCCCTTTCGGTTGTAGCTATCTGGCGGGGCCGGGCGCGCACGGCAACCCGGGCCCGGCACATAACTAGGCAGTGTTGTCTATATCCTCAAGGCGTTTGCGGATGTCAGTTACTACGTCCAGGCTGCCCTTGAAGATATCGATGACGTTACCCTCTACGTCGTACGGGCGCTCAAAAATCTCGTTGAATTTCAGGCCACCATTTTGCGCTAGGCCATCTACCAGCAGATTAAGGAAGCGAATCTGCACCGCATTGAAGTTGTTATTCTCCAATAGGTCCTGGAATTTCTCCTTCATAGCGTCTTTATCCAGGCCCACCAACCGGCGGATGAACGCGGGGATGGTGACATCGCCCATGCTGGCGCGTAGCTTGTCCACCCCCTCCGCATAGCCCGGCTCCCCATTGCCAGCCTCAGCCACCATGGCCTCCAGCGCCGCGATGTCGTCGTTTGTCAGCTCACGCGCTCGGCGCAGCTTTTGCAGGGCAATGTCATCCTCGTGCTTCGCCAACAGCTCACGCAGCCGCCGTTCCACCAGAGAAGGGTAGGAGCCACTGCCCGCGCCGGCCAGCGAGGGAGCTTCATCCACAACCACCTCGCCGGCTTCGTCAGCAATATCCAAAATCACCACGTTGCGGCTGCCCTTGGGAATAAACTGGACCAAATCCCGCATGCCCTTGCGCACCGCCTCCAGCTCATCTACGGTGACTTCTTCCCACCACTCAGGCTTCAGCACTCGCTCCAGGAAGCTGCGGCGTTCGGCCACCACCGGCAGGTTATCGCTGACCGCCAGCAGGTCATCGGCAATCTTGACCACTCGCTCGCGCAGCAGCGGCACATCCGCAGAGACATCCGGCCAGGCACACACCCCTAACTGCAATTGCACAATCAGCAGGTCAAAGCGCTTAGCGGACTCTGATTCCTTCATGGTGCCCAGCGGCAGGTGCGCCACATGCCCCTCAAGTTTTGCTACATCCTCGGCCGTCAATTGCTCCCATGCTTGCCGATGCCCATACCGCAGCAAGGTTTCCTTATCTTCCGGGCGCACCATGATGTGACCTGGGGGAACTGCGGCGGTGGCGGAATGGAGGGCATCGGCAAGCTGTGTACGCAACGCCGAGCCTTCCTGCCCAGCCGCAAGCTGCGCCAATAGCTCCACGCGGGCGACAAAGAGTTTCTCCGACAGCGAGCGCGGCCGACGGACCAGGGTTTCCTCCTCCTGCGGGGTGCCAAAGCGCTGCACGTTACCGCAGAAGTCAAAAATCAGGAAGTGTTCCTTATCCATGCCCGGCCCAAACAAATCCGGGCGCAAGCGCGTGCCACGGCCCACCATCTGCCAGTACTTGGTCCGGGAGTAAACCGGCTTGAAAAAGACCAGGTTAACCACCTCTGGGACGTCCACGCCGGTGTCCAGCATGTCCACTGAGATGGCGATATTTACCGGGCCGTCGGGCCGCGCGAACTCATCCAACGCTGACTGTGCGTACTTGGTGCGGTTTGTAATCACGGACGCGCCTTCCAGGGAATACTCCGGGAATCCGGCGTCGAAGACCTCCTTGATCAACTCCGCATGGCGCTGGCTGCGGGCAAAAATAATGGTCTTGCCCAGCTGGTCGCCGCCAACGCGAATGCCGCGCTCCACCACCGTTTTCAACACGTGCCGGATGGTGTCCCGGTTGTAGAGCACGCGATTGATGTCCGCAGAGCTGACATCCCCCGGCGGGTCCAGGCGCTGGCCGTCTTCGTCGGTGCCCCACTCGGCGGCATCCCATTCCAGCTGCTCTTCGGGCGTGAGCTGTGCGTAGTGCATGCCCTGGTCCAAGAACTTCGTGCCCTGCAGAACCGTCTTATATGGCACCAGGTGGCCTTCGTCCACAGCTTGCGGGAACTCGTAGGCAAACGTCGGGGTCTTATCATCTAGGCCAAAAAGCGCATAGGTGTCATGTTCAATGTCGGACTTCGGCGTTGCCGTCAGGCCCACCACGTAGGCGTCAAAATAGTCCAGAATCCGCCCAAAGCGGTTGTAGACCGAACGGTGGGCCTCATCCACAATGATCAGATCAAAGTCAAAAGGTCTAAACGTGGCCGGGGAAGTGCCGTCGTCCCCAATCAGGTTCATCATGGTGTTGTAGGTGCTCACATACACATCACCCACCTGCGTGGGGCTCTCCAGCACGTTCACCGGCGCCGCTTGCGGGTAGAGGTTCACAAACGCGCGGTGGGCCTGCTTTACCAGCGCTGTGCGGTCTGCCAGGAAGAGCACTTTGCCCACCCAGCCGGCCTCCCGCAGCAGCTTAGCCGTGGCCACCGCCACGCGCGTTTTGCCTGTTCCGGTGGCCATAACCAGCAATGCTTGCCTGTGGCGCTTGTCCTGTAGCGACTCCGCTACCGCCTGGATAGCCGCCCGCTGGTAGTCGCGCCCGTGCCCACCCGCAATGTCCGCGTCTACTTGGGTGGTGGTCAAATCTGCCCGCTGGCTCCTACGGCGAATCATTCGCCGCAGCTGGCGCGCAGTGGGGAAGCCCTCTACCTCCCGGGCCGGGTACCCTGCACCGGAGCGCGGCAAATGTGCGGCATCATCAATAAGGTCTATGTGGTAGCCGTTAGTCACAAACATGATTGGCCGCTGCCCAAACTGTTTTTCCATGCAGTCTGCGTACAGCTTTACCTGCTGCGCGCCCGCCGCCATGGACTCCAAGGCCTTCTTCGCCTCAATCACCGCCAATGGTCGGCGGTCATCATCCCACAGCACATAATCCGCATAGCCCACACCGGACGCACTGGGCATTCCCCGCAGCTCCAGCTCGCGGCTAATTCCGTCCCCCACAAATCCGGCGTCCGCCAACAGCGGATCAATTAGCTGCCTGCGGGTTTCCTCCTCGCTGATCGCCAGCGGCGCAGTCGGCTGACCTGCATCGACCGCCTTCTTGGCCTGCTCTTTTGCCAGCTGTTCTTGCAGTTTAGCCAGCTGCGCATTCAGCTCCTCCCGGGCTTGACGCTCTTCCTCGGCCCGTGCTTCGGCATCCGCCAGCCGGCCCGCCTGCTCTTGCTCCACACGCCGCCGCTGCTCTTCAAACGCCGCAACCTCCCGCAGGTGTTGCTCGCGCTCATCCTTCGCCCTCTGCTGGGCATCGTCCAGCATGAGCCGCTGCGCCTTGAGCTGCTCTTGCTGCCGCTTAAGCTCCCGCACATGCTGCGCAATCTCGGTCTGGCTTTGCCCCGGATTGCCCGTGCCCCCCGCACCGCCTGCTCCCAGCAACTCCTGCCGGAAGGCCTGGTTCGGTCCCGGCGCCAGGTGAGGGTTCGCGGAGTGCTTTGCCACTGCCCACACCAGCACGTCATACAGGTGCATCACTACCTGGCGGGCAGTCTTGGGCCCCAGAACCTCGCGACCCCCCTCCAGCTCAGTGGCATGTGCAGCATCATTGCCACGTTTACGGACAATGTGCATCTTATTCAGAATGTTCCGATCAGCCACCGTGGCCTGAAAGTCGCGATCTGCCATGAGGCCAGCCAGCGGCTCGCCCTGCGACTGCCCCAATTCCCGGAACGCCCAAATGTGGTGAACCACCCGCTCCAACACCTTGCGCGCCAAGATGCAGGACACCACCGGCGCCGCGTCCACACCCCGCTCCGCCTGCACACATTCCCGCAGCGCCACCGGCCAGACATAATGCAAGAAGGAGAAATTGCTACGTGCTCCTAACGGCGCACCCGATGGGGTAGTAGGGGTAGTCATATGCAAGAACTTTCAGAATGACGAGGTTTCACGTGAAACATTGCGCAATCCTACCGATTCCGGGTGTAGACCTAACGCAAGATAGAAATTATTTTAGCCCATTTCAGCAGGGGCGCAAGGCTTAAGGCGGCATAAATTCAACGCCTGGCCCGCCGGGCTGAGCTTCAGTTTCATTGCCCGCAGACGGCGGCTGAGCAAGCCGCATTTACTACCGCACTTACTGCGACGCCCCACGCTGAAGTGGGGCGTTTGCTTTTGGCGGAACACGTGAGGCCTGACCGTTGTCCATCCTCCGACCCGGGGTCTATGTGGCCTAATTGCCTAATGGTCAAAATGCTGTATGATTCACGTACATCAAGCCGCAAGGCAAATAAGCTCTGGCCCTCAGCTCTTCAGCTGTGGGCTATCTTCTTTTTCCCAAAGATTTACCCTCATTAGATAACGAGGCTTTAGGCTTTACGTTTCCTTGTCCGGATGCTATCGTAGTGCCCGTACGCCCCGATGTTGCCTCTATCAATGGATATGCACTCGGGGCTTTGCACTGGCTATGACTTCTTACAGCCCGACCGAGTCCAGCGCAGTCGGCTTGCGCTCCACACCGTTATCCACCTATTCAATAAGCTCCAACTCCGTAGGCCGGCGAACGTCCAACCCCTTTAGCGCACGGCCAACCTTTATTAAGCCCTTATCGTACGTATATAGGACCTGAGCCCCCATTAACTCTGCAGACGCTAGGATTGCCGCATCCGCCCCCTTCAGCAGGTGCTCACCGCACAATTCTGCGGCCCGAAACGCTGTTCGTTGATTCAGATCTACGAAGATTAAAGGCTGGCTCCGGAAAAATCGAAGCGCCTCCTCGGACCGCTGTCGCTGTTCCGCTGGACGGCTCGCCCTTCCTCTTACAACGCCTACGGTCTCAACAAGGACCACTAGCGGAACGACAATCAGGTGATCACATCCATGCCCCCTAATCAGCGTTCCTATGCATCGAGTTACCGCCGGGTCCACGTCTGTCAAGTACCAAACCCAAACGTTGGTATCGAGCACAATAAGCGGCAGCTTCCCTCCCGTCCCGCTAGGCATCACGCTCCCTCCTTACTAATTCCACCGGGGTCAAGCCCTCAAGCCAATCAGAGCCCAATATCCCCCTGAAATCCTCTGCCGGAATCCGCTCAACCGGTGGGGGAACTACATCCCAGATCTTTGCCACCTCAACATCAACAAGGTCGTAGCTGTCACGCCAGTACCTTTTCAGACCCCAGATCTCCACCTCACTCTCCAGCTTGGCTTTAACCTGCTCCTCTAATTCGGGAGGAATATAGAGAGTCACCGCTGCGCCGGTCTCCTCATCCTCCAGAAGCGCCGTCGCATCACCGTCGCGGTTTGAGTACTGGTACAAGCGGCCACTGACTCCACCATAGGAAAGATGCTCAACAACTGCGCACTTTTTGGCTGCCTCTACCAGCTCTTCATTGAGAGCCACCCTGCGCTCCGCAATACTCAATTCCACAGTCGTATCCCCCTGAGCAGCACCAAGCTCCCCAAGCTCAATCAAGGCTTTAATAGCTGCCGGGGTCCACAGCTCAGGTAGTTCGCCCCCTTCCTGCAGTGCGGTCAGGCCCTCGTCCCAAGCCGCCGCAACGTCGGCTGATACTTCCAGCTCAATCTGCGCGCCACCGGCAGCCTTCCTCCGAAAAGTCCAATCCACCGGTTCGTTCCCCGCCCCAGACAGCTCGCGTACCACTTCTTCGGCCTTCGCCAGGCAATCAAACTCCATGTTCCGCGTGCCCCCAAGCAGCTTAAGACTCACCGTCCGCACGCCCCCCGTATTCTTCATTGCGCTTGTCATGTCCACCTCCTTAGGACTCAGTTTCGCTGTTTCTACGCAGCATACTCGCGCCCCTGGACATAACGCGCGCGCTCAATCCCAGCTGCAACCCCTACTCAAAGTAATCCTCATCCACTTCCACAATCGCCACGGTCCGCTTGACTTGCACGCCTACGCCGTAGCGAATCATCAACTGCGCCAGCCGCACGCCATCAATAAGCACCACGCGTGACGCCACGGCTTCTGCGTACTGCTTCGCGCCCTCAGAAAACTTCCCGGTGGTCAGGAATACGCCCCGGTCAGCTTGCGCGCCTTGCAAAGCACCCACAAACCCTTGAATATCTGGCCGCCCGATGCTCCTGTCCAGCCCGTACCGCTTGGCCTGCACATAAATCCGCGACAACCCCAGGGCGTCCTGGTCAATAATTCCGTCAATACCCCCGTCGTTCGACAGCTGCGTCCGCGTCGCCTTGCCCTGCGTGCCGCCGTACCCCATTGCCATCAGCAGGTCCAGCACGGCTTGCTCAAAGAACTCCGGTTCGTTCTCGTGCAGCCTCGTCAGCAGCTCCTCAGCCACAAAGGCATCGTTGCGCGCCACACCGGTTTCCACCTGTTCAATGGGGTCCAGGTCCGTTTCTTCTTCCGGTTGGCTGCTTAGCTTGCCGATGCCCCCTCGTCCCTCAGCTTTCCCCAGCGCCTGCCAGGTGGTGCCTCCTTGGTCCGTGCCAACAGCCTCGATCCGTAGGTCTTTCTCCGTCATGCCGGAGGGGTAGCGGACTATCAGGTCACGTCCCAGCTCCATTATTTGGAAATGCGCCCGTGAAGGCGAGGTAACAGCACCGGCCTTCTTCAAGTAGGACAGCGCCCACCCAATGCGATTGGCGTAGACCGTTTGGCCGGAGGGAATGACTTCCGC
Coding sequences within:
- a CDS encoding DUF5635 domain-containing protein, with the translated sequence MNATIGFGWAQRRAELSASVEEILASANNGTLTRNEETRSVDFKEEAGRRIGKQREFIPGGPTNPEAATKLADEVACMANTPGGGALIVGVEDRSGRLLGTQLDSEWLREQINNKVGVAPDIHEREIDGLRVLVIYVAQAIEPVPNTGNQFRWRVNDKCVPVDRSEWWQHREASREVDIMAQPSGLRPASIRQAAMDIVRQWYGPEAQSLTDEELLRTTGALRSDGQLTTAAALLLCSMGRVAVDFCALDVAGGNVIDVFEPPAETSLAEQMHSVFSALQHVNTLVTIEKGPAHHPVRRIPEDAVREAVINGLAHRDWERHEATSVRWIRFDSQLEVTSPGGFVGGVDADNVLSTRAPRYPALADLLRAIKLVDKQGLGIDRMYRSMIFMGHRPPNIELLPGQSIHVTLRGGQPHTPVLELKDAIRPIELQRDNRLAIILYELLHRPFISLESLARALQSTKESARNAIDVANQTAIGGQPVLRPFRDVWLLGDAAFQIVQGNMQPQDPRPLLEYATTNEDQARATIDAWLEIYPAITTGELMTLARISRGTAKKLLDFHVDLGHLKAVGQGRGARYVRDAAMQ
- a CDS encoding DEAD/DEAH box helicase family protein, whose product is MTTPTTPSGAPLGARSNFSFLHYVWPVALRECVQAERGVDAAPVVSCILARKVLERVVHHIWAFRELGQSQGEPLAGLMADRDFQATVADRNILNKMHIVRKRGNDAAHATELEGGREVLGPKTARQVVMHLYDVLVWAVAKHSANPHLAPGPNQAFRQELLGAGGAGGTGNPGQSQTEIAQHVRELKRQQEQLKAQRLMLDDAQQRAKDEREQHLREVAAFEEQRRRVEQEQAGRLADAEARAEEERQAREELNAQLAKLQEQLAKEQAKKAVDAGQPTAPLAISEEETRRQLIDPLLADAGFVGDGISRELELRGMPSASGVGYADYVLWDDDRRPLAVIEAKKALESMAAGAQQVKLYADCMEKQFGQRPIMFVTNGYHIDLIDDAAHLPRSGAGYPAREVEGFPTARQLRRMIRRRSQRADLTTTQVDADIAGGHGRDYQRAAIQAVAESLQDKRHRQALLVMATGTGKTRVAVATAKLLREAGWVGKVLFLADRTALVKQAHRAFVNLYPQAAPVNVLESPTQVGDVYVSTYNTMMNLIGDDGTSPATFRPFDFDLIIVDEAHRSVYNRFGRILDYFDAYVVGLTATPKSDIEHDTYALFGLDDKTPTFAYEFPQAVDEGHLVPYKTVLQGTKFLDQGMHYAQLTPEEQLEWDAAEWGTDEDGQRLDPPGDVSSADINRVLYNRDTIRHVLKTVVERGIRVGGDQLGKTIIFARSQRHAELIKEVFDAGFPEYSLEGASVITNRTKYAQSALDEFARPDGPVNIAISVDMLDTGVDVPEVVNLVFFKPVYSRTKYWQMVGRGTRLRPDLFGPGMDKEHFLIFDFCGNVQRFGTPQEEETLVRRPRSLSEKLFVARVELLAQLAAGQEGSALRTQLADALHSATAAVPPGHIMVRPEDKETLLRYGHRQAWEQLTAEDVAKLEGHVAHLPLGTMKESESAKRFDLLIVQLQLGVCAWPDVSADVPLLRERVVKIADDLLAVSDNLPVVAERRSFLERVLKPEWWEEVTVDELEAVRKGMRDLVQFIPKGSRNVVILDIADEAGEVVVDEAPSLAGAGSGSYPSLVERRLRELLAKHEDDIALQKLRRARELTNDDIAALEAMVAEAGNGEPGYAEGVDKLRASMGDVTIPAFIRRLVGLDKDAMKEKFQDLLENNNFNAVQIRFLNLLVDGLAQNGGLKFNEIFERPYDVEGNVIDIFKGSLDVVTDIRKRLEDIDNTA
- a CDS encoding restriction endonuclease — encoded protein: MATLKWDGYLIPVLEVLASDGAVWKRSLLIEATASRVGISEEERAEVIPSGQTVYANRIGWALSYLKKAGAVTSPSRAHFQIMELGRDLIVRYPSGMTEKDLRIEAVGTDQGGTTWQALGKAEGRGGIGKLSSQPEEETDLDPIEQVETGVARNDAFVAEELLTRLHENEPEFFEQAVLDLLMAMGYGGTQGKATRTQLSNDGGIDGIIDQDALGLSRIYVQAKRYGLDRSIGRPDIQGFVGALQGAQADRGVFLTTGKFSEGAKQYAEAVASRVVLIDGVRLAQLMIRYGVGVQVKRTVAIVEVDEDYFE
- a CDS encoding type II toxin-antitoxin system VapC family toxin, whose translation is MPSGTGGKLPLIVLDTNVWVWYLTDVDPAVTRCIGTLIRGHGCDHLIVVPLVVLVETVGVVRGRASRPAEQRQRSEEALRFFRSQPLIFVDLNQRTAFRAAELCGEHLLKGADAAILASAELMGAQVLYTYDKGLIKVGRALKGLDVRRPTELELIE